A window of Mucilaginibacter sp. PAMC 26640 contains these coding sequences:
- a CDS encoding transcription-repair coupling factor — protein MNIRDILDRYKADERIKALAQALNASKNPRVQLRGLVGSGDAAMAAALYFLQHNHMIFVLPEREEASYFQADLENLTGKEVLLFPSSYRKAFEFTQPDSSNVLARAEVLNELNHSTEYGQLIVTYPEAIAEKVIDRASLEKNTLEIAVNNKLNIEFISEFLVEYDFDRVDFVYEPGQFSVRGGIVDIFSFSHDLPYRVEFFGDFIESIRTFEIESQLSVEKVKNITIVPNVQSKFLTENNISLLEYVDAGTQVWLKDVQFTLDIIQTGHKKATQLWKALSAEEKNQNPDWIDPKFSFTDEKLIADQLHDFPLVEFGKQFFYNDATPINFEMRPQPSFNKDFSLLIHNFKNNEAEKVENYILTDSARQVERLYAILEDLDKTVKFTPISVSIREGFIDKEQKLACYTDHQIFDRYYKYKLKKGYQRSQAITLKELRELKPGDFITHIDHGIGKYAGLEKVEVNGKVQEMIRLIYADNDLLYVNINSLNRISKYSGKEGTQPRMNKLGTDTWERLKKTTKKKVKDIARDLIKLYAVRKAQDGNAFSPDSYLQTELEASFLYEDTPDQEKATVDFKKDMEAPHPMDRLICGDVGFGKTEIAVRAAFKAVADSKQVAILVPTTILAAQHYKTFSERLKGFPVNIDYVNRFKTSKQIKDTLTNLKDGKVDIIIGTHRLVSKDVKFKDLGLMIIDEEQKFGVSTKEKLKQMRANVDTLTLTATPIPRTLHFSLMGARDLSIISTPPPNRQPVVTELHVFNDKLIKEAVEHEIERDGQVFFIHNRVADLPQLGGMIHKLVPKARIGIAHGQLEGDALEDVMLKFVNHEYDVLVATTIIEAGLDIPNANTIIINHAHMFGLSDLHQMRGRVGRSNKKAYCYLLSPPLSTLTNEARKRLSAIEEFSDLGSGFNVAMRDLDIRGSGNLLGAEQSGFIAEIGFEMYHKILDEAIQELKEDEFKGVFPEEKPKPFISFTQIDTDQEILIPDEYVTSIAERYNLYTELSKLENETELEAFKQQLHDRFGPIPRQVDDLLNSMRLQWLGKAIGFEKVSLKKNVLRGYFITNQQSAYFETDAFREVLNFVQRNPKRTNLKEVKNTLRLSVERVGNIDEALEVLEELMVVGV, from the coding sequence TTGAACATTCGTGATATATTAGATAGGTATAAGGCCGACGAGCGGATAAAGGCACTGGCGCAGGCGCTTAATGCCAGCAAAAATCCCAGGGTTCAGCTGAGAGGTTTAGTTGGATCGGGTGATGCGGCCATGGCGGCAGCATTGTATTTTTTGCAGCACAATCATATGATCTTCGTGCTGCCAGAACGTGAAGAAGCTTCTTATTTCCAGGCCGATCTGGAAAACCTTACCGGGAAAGAGGTTTTACTTTTCCCGTCGTCCTATCGCAAAGCATTTGAATTTACCCAGCCCGATAGCAGCAATGTGCTGGCCCGGGCAGAGGTTTTGAATGAACTGAACCATTCCACCGAATATGGTCAGCTGATTGTTACCTACCCCGAGGCAATTGCCGAGAAGGTTATTGACCGGGCATCGCTGGAAAAAAATACACTTGAAATAGCTGTAAACAATAAGCTCAATATAGAATTCATCAGCGAATTTTTGGTGGAGTACGATTTTGACCGCGTGGATTTTGTTTACGAACCCGGGCAATTCTCCGTACGCGGCGGCATTGTAGATATCTTCTCATTTTCGCATGATCTGCCTTACCGGGTAGAATTCTTCGGTGATTTTATCGAGTCGATCCGTACTTTCGAGATCGAGAGCCAGCTATCGGTAGAAAAAGTGAAGAACATCACGATAGTGCCAAACGTGCAATCTAAATTTCTTACAGAGAATAACATTTCCCTGCTGGAATATGTGGATGCCGGTACGCAGGTCTGGCTTAAAGATGTACAGTTTACCCTGGATATTATCCAAACCGGGCACAAAAAGGCTACCCAACTGTGGAAAGCCTTATCTGCCGAAGAAAAGAATCAAAACCCCGACTGGATTGACCCCAAGTTTAGTTTTACAGACGAAAAGCTGATCGCAGATCAGCTGCACGATTTCCCGCTGGTAGAATTCGGCAAGCAGTTTTTTTACAATGATGCTACCCCTATCAATTTTGAAATGCGGCCGCAGCCATCCTTCAATAAGGATTTTAGCCTGCTGATCCACAATTTTAAGAATAACGAGGCAGAGAAAGTTGAGAACTACATTCTTACCGATAGTGCGAGGCAGGTAGAGCGCCTTTATGCGATACTGGAGGACCTGGATAAAACGGTGAAGTTTACGCCGATCAGTGTCTCCATCCGCGAAGGTTTTATAGATAAAGAACAAAAGCTGGCCTGTTATACTGATCACCAGATCTTCGACAGGTACTACAAATACAAACTTAAAAAAGGCTATCAGCGTTCACAGGCGATTACCCTGAAAGAGCTTCGTGAACTGAAACCCGGAGATTTCATCACTCACATCGATCACGGCATCGGCAAATATGCCGGACTGGAAAAAGTAGAGGTGAATGGTAAGGTGCAGGAAATGATCCGCCTGATCTACGCTGATAATGACCTGCTGTATGTGAACATCAACTCCCTGAACCGCATCAGCAAATACAGTGGCAAGGAAGGCACGCAGCCCCGCATGAATAAACTGGGTACCGACACTTGGGAGCGCCTCAAAAAAACCACAAAAAAAAAAGTTAAAGACATTGCGCGCGACCTGATCAAACTTTACGCGGTACGTAAGGCTCAAGACGGTAATGCTTTTTCTCCTGATAGTTATTTGCAAACCGAATTGGAGGCCTCTTTTCTTTACGAAGACACCCCCGACCAGGAGAAGGCCACCGTTGACTTTAAAAAGGATATGGAAGCCCCGCACCCTATGGACCGCCTCATTTGCGGCGATGTGGGCTTTGGCAAAACGGAGATAGCTGTACGTGCGGCGTTTAAGGCCGTTGCGGATAGCAAGCAGGTAGCCATATTAGTGCCAACCACTATCTTGGCAGCCCAGCACTACAAAACCTTTAGCGAGCGGCTGAAGGGTTTCCCGGTGAACATTGATTATGTTAACCGTTTTAAAACCAGCAAGCAGATCAAAGACACCCTTACCAATCTTAAGGATGGCAAGGTTGATATCATCATCGGTACGCACCGTTTGGTAAGTAAGGATGTGAAGTTTAAGGATCTCGGCCTGATGATCATCGATGAAGAGCAGAAGTTTGGCGTATCTACCAAAGAAAAGCTGAAACAGATGCGCGCCAATGTGGATACGCTAACCCTAACCGCTACCCCAATTCCCCGCACATTGCATTTTTCATTGATGGGGGCCAGGGACCTTTCTATTATCTCCACGCCACCGCCCAATCGCCAGCCGGTAGTTACCGAGCTGCATGTATTTAACGATAAGTTAATTAAAGAAGCCGTTGAACACGAGATAGAGCGGGACGGCCAGGTGTTCTTTATCCATAATCGCGTAGCTGACCTGCCGCAGTTAGGCGGCATGATCCATAAACTGGTGCCTAAAGCGCGTATCGGTATTGCCCACGGGCAATTGGAAGGTGATGCACTGGAGGATGTGATGCTGAAATTTGTAAACCACGAATATGATGTATTGGTGGCCACTACCATTATCGAAGCTGGCCTTGACATTCCGAATGCCAACACCATTATCATTAATCACGCCCACATGTTTGGCTTGAGCGATCTACACCAGATGCGCGGCCGTGTGGGACGGAGCAACAAAAAAGCATATTGCTATTTGCTGAGTCCGCCCTTATCTACGCTCACCAACGAGGCCCGGAAACGCCTGAGTGCCATAGAAGAATTCAGCGATTTGGGCAGTGGTTTTAACGTAGCTATGCGGGATCTTGACATCCGCGGCAGCGGAAACCTGTTAGGTGCCGAGCAAAGCGGCTTTATTGCTGAGATCGGCTTTGAAATGTATCATAAGATTTTGGATGAAGCCATACAGGAGTTGAAAGAAGATGAGTTTAAAGGTGTATTCCCCGAGGAAAAGCCGAAACCATTTATCAGCTTTACCCAGATAGATACCGACCAGGAGATTCTGATACCAGACGAGTATGTAACCAGCATAGCCGAGCGCTATAACCTGTACACCGAACTGAGCAAACTGGAAAATGAAACCGAACTGGAAGCATTTAAACAACAACTGCATGACCGGTTTGGCCCTATCCCACGACAGGTAGATGATCTGCTGAACTCTATGCGCCTCCAATGGCTGGGCAAAGCCATCGGTTTTGAAAAGGTTTCGTTAAAGAAGAACGTACTACGCGGCTACTTTATCACCAATCAGCAATCTGCCTATTTCGAAACTGACGCCTTCCGTGAAGTACTTAATTTTGTGCAGCGCAACCCAAAGCGAACTAATCTGAAAGAAGTAAAAAACACTCTTCGTTTAAGTGTAGAACGGGTGGGCAATATTGACGAGGCTCTGGAGGTTTTGGAAGAGTTGATGGTGGTTGGGGTATAA
- a CDS encoding hypoxanthine phosphoribosyltransferase, whose translation MKLQIADLEFEPLISYEQVLQRVAEVAQQINEDFEGKSPIFVGVLNGSFMFFADLLKEIILPCEITFTKLSSYFGGVSSTQTIRDDFDLTGDIKGRDIILVEDIIDSGNTIRYLIQKLTLREPASITVVSLLFKPDSVVYSIEELKYVAFQVPNDFVVGYGLDYRELGRNLKGIYRKIG comes from the coding sequence ATGAAACTACAAATAGCCGACCTGGAATTTGAACCGCTGATTTCTTATGAACAGGTACTTCAGCGGGTTGCGGAAGTTGCACAACAGATCAACGAGGATTTTGAAGGCAAGTCGCCAATATTTGTGGGTGTTCTCAATGGAAGTTTCATGTTTTTTGCCGATCTGCTTAAAGAGATCATCCTGCCCTGTGAAATTACATTTACCAAGCTGTCCTCTTATTTTGGCGGCGTATCCAGTACCCAAACTATCCGCGACGATTTCGACCTGACGGGGGATATCAAAGGCCGCGATATTATACTGGTAGAAGATATTATCGATTCCGGTAATACCATTCGCTATCTCATCCAAAAATTGACGCTGCGTGAGCCGGCTTCCATTACCGTGGTATCGCTGCTTTTTAAGCCAGATTCGGTGGTTTATAGCATTGAGGAGTTAAAATATGTAGCGTTCCAGGTTCCGAACGATTTTGTGGTGGGTTACGGCCTTGATTACCGGGAGTTGGGCAGGAACCTAAAGGGGATTTACAGGAAGATTGGGTAA
- a CDS encoding zinc protease: MIDHYVHALPNGIRILFKHSPSPITHCCFVLNAGSRDEQPEKEGLAHFIEHMLFKETERRSTTQILNRLELVGADLNAYTTKEYTCIHASLLQQHLERAVDLFEDILFHSTFPEEEIEKERGVIQDEIASYLDQPEEAIQDDFEEYLFKDHPIGKNILGTPETVAALNGADIKQFMLANNNTHQMVFAVFGDYDFNKLIKLCEKYFGNVPGNTAVKNRVAPSPITVAGHYVKQLPISQTHCVLGSRAYPSAHENKYGLLLLNNLLGGMGMSNRLNLEIREKYGIAYTIESNYTSLTDTGIFSIYFGTDAGKADKALKLVHKELKKLRDNKIGSLQLKQAKEKFIGQIALAEESRMSLIISMAKSLLDFNRIDSLEDIFEKINGVTGEKLLEISNEIFDNDRMITLLFEPK; this comes from the coding sequence ATGATAGATCACTACGTACACGCGCTGCCCAATGGCATCCGCATATTATTTAAACATTCACCCTCGCCTATAACGCATTGCTGCTTTGTGCTTAACGCCGGATCGCGCGATGAGCAACCCGAGAAAGAAGGCCTGGCTCACTTTATAGAGCATATGCTTTTTAAAGAAACCGAAAGACGCAGCACCACTCAGATCCTTAACCGGCTGGAATTGGTTGGTGCGGACCTTAACGCTTATACCACCAAAGAATATACCTGTATCCACGCGTCGTTGCTTCAGCAACACCTGGAGCGGGCTGTAGATCTTTTTGAAGATATCCTGTTTCATTCCACCTTTCCGGAAGAAGAGATTGAAAAGGAGCGCGGTGTGATTCAGGATGAAATCGCGTCATACCTGGATCAGCCGGAGGAAGCCATTCAGGATGATTTTGAGGAGTATCTGTTTAAAGATCACCCCATCGGTAAAAATATTTTAGGCACCCCGGAAACGGTTGCTGCATTAAACGGTGCCGACATCAAACAATTTATGCTGGCCAACAACAATACCCACCAAATGGTATTTGCTGTATTTGGCGATTATGACTTCAACAAACTGATAAAGCTTTGCGAAAAGTATTTTGGTAACGTGCCCGGGAATACTGCGGTAAAGAACCGGGTAGCACCTTCGCCCATCACGGTTGCCGGGCACTACGTTAAACAACTCCCTATCTCGCAAACGCATTGCGTTTTGGGCAGCCGGGCCTATCCTTCGGCACATGAAAACAAGTATGGCTTATTACTGCTAAACAACCTGCTGGGTGGCATGGGTATGAGCAACCGGTTAAACCTGGAGATCCGGGAAAAATATGGCATCGCTTACACCATCGAAAGCAATTACACATCCCTTACCGATACCGGTATATTTTCCATTTACTTTGGCACCGATGCTGGCAAGGCCGATAAAGCATTGAAGCTGGTGCATAAAGAACTAAAAAAACTGCGAGATAATAAAATAGGGTCTTTACAGCTAAAACAAGCAAAGGAAAAGTTTATCGGGCAAATTGCTTTGGCCGAAGAAAGCCGCATGAGCCTCATCATCAGTATGGCTAAAAGCCTGCTCGATTTTAACCGGATCGATTCGCTGGAGGACATCTTTGAGAAGATAAATGGAGTAACAGGCGAAAAGTTGCTGGAAATTAGCAACGAAATATTTGATAATGACCGTATGATCACCTTATTATTTGAGCCTAAATAA
- a CDS encoding peptide deformylase, which yields MKYPIVAYGDPVLRRKATSIEPDEYPHIKELVNNMYETMYGARGVGLAAPQVGMSMRLFVVDCTPFDDDEPELKDFKKAFINASILEESGKEWSFNEGCLSIPDIREDVSRKPEIRISYYDEDWKHHEATFKGMAARVIQHEYDHIEGKLFTDKLSPLRKRLIEKKLNDISKGAIDVDYKMKFPDAKKGR from the coding sequence ATGAAATATCCTATTGTGGCATATGGCGACCCGGTTTTAAGGCGCAAGGCCACTTCTATAGAGCCGGATGAGTATCCTCATATTAAAGAATTGGTTAATAACATGTACGAAACCATGTACGGTGCACGTGGTGTTGGTTTGGCCGCCCCACAGGTAGGTATGAGTATGCGCCTGTTTGTGGTGGACTGTACGCCCTTTGACGATGATGAACCGGAGCTAAAGGATTTCAAAAAGGCTTTTATCAACGCATCTATTTTAGAGGAGAGTGGTAAAGAGTGGTCTTTTAACGAAGGCTGTTTAAGCATCCCCGATATCAGGGAAGATGTATCCCGCAAACCAGAGATTCGCATATCCTACTACGATGAGGATTGGAAGCACCATGAAGCTACTTTTAAAGGTATGGCTGCCCGGGTTATCCAACATGAATATGATCATATAGAAGGTAAATTATTTACCGATAAGTTAAGCCCGTTACGTAAACGCCTAATAGAGAAAAAGCTCAACGATATCTCCAAAGGTGCTATTGACGTTGACTACAAAATGAAGTTCCCGGACGCGAAGAAAGGACGCTAA
- a CDS encoding ATP-binding protein produces MSITQEQVLQALSNVEEPDLKKDLVTLNMIQDIVIDGNKLSFSVILTTPACPLKALIENACRNAIKHFISPEIEVSVNMTSRVTSQKNTGVPGVKNIIAVASGKGGVGKSTVSVNLALALAKTGAKVGLIDADIYGPSIPIMFGLEGARPMATNVNGKTRIEPIEKYGIKLLSIGFFTDPNQPVPWRGPMVSTAVKQLFNDADWGELDYLVIDLPPGTGDIHITVTQSFPVTGAVIVTTPQNVALADAKKGIGMFMMNAINVPILGIVENMSYFSPAELPDNKYYIFGQGGGQKLAQTLDVPFLGEIPLIKGISDSGDAGKPIVLEEDGKMSLAFMEMARRVAQQVSIANAEKANVMNVANN; encoded by the coding sequence ATGAGCATTACGCAAGAACAAGTTTTACAAGCGCTTAGCAACGTAGAAGAACCCGACCTGAAAAAGGACCTGGTTACTTTAAACATGATACAGGATATTGTTATCGATGGCAATAAGTTGAGCTTTTCGGTGATTTTAACCACCCCGGCCTGCCCACTAAAGGCATTAATAGAAAATGCCTGCCGCAACGCAATAAAGCATTTCATCAGCCCGGAGATTGAGGTGAGTGTTAACATGACTTCGCGTGTTACATCGCAAAAAAACACTGGTGTTCCCGGTGTTAAAAATATCATCGCCGTAGCCTCAGGCAAAGGTGGTGTAGGTAAATCAACGGTATCAGTTAACCTGGCACTTGCACTGGCAAAAACTGGTGCTAAAGTGGGCCTGATAGATGCAGATATCTACGGGCCATCTATCCCAATCATGTTCGGGCTGGAGGGTGCGCGACCGATGGCGACTAACGTAAACGGAAAAACGCGCATTGAACCAATTGAGAAATACGGGATCAAACTACTATCGATAGGTTTCTTTACAGATCCTAATCAACCCGTGCCATGGCGCGGGCCAATGGTATCAACAGCGGTTAAGCAATTGTTTAATGATGCCGACTGGGGTGAGCTGGATTACCTGGTGATAGATCTGCCGCCGGGTACCGGCGATATTCACATCACCGTAACGCAAAGCTTCCCGGTTACTGGTGCTGTGATTGTTACCACCCCACAAAATGTTGCGCTGGCCGACGCTAAAAAAGGAATTGGCATGTTTATGATGAATGCCATCAATGTGCCAATACTGGGTATTGTGGAGAACATGAGCTATTTTAGCCCTGCTGAATTGCCGGATAACAAGTATTACATATTTGGGCAGGGCGGCGGCCAGAAACTGGCGCAAACCTTAGACGTTCCATTCTTGGGAGAGATCCCTTTGATAAAGGGGATAAGCGACAGCGGCGATGCCGGCAAGCCCATTGTACTGGAAGAGGACGGCAAAATGAGCTTAGCATTTATGGAAATGGCCCGCCGCGTTGCGCAGCAGGTATCCATAGCTAACGCTGAAAAGGCGAATGTTATGAATGTTGCAAATAATTAA